One Coffea arabica cultivar ET-39 chromosome 5e, Coffea Arabica ET-39 HiFi, whole genome shotgun sequence DNA segment encodes these proteins:
- the LOC113687359 gene encoding F-box protein CPR1-like, which produces MEGASEINLNEEIVMEILLRLPVKSLIKFNCVCRGWRDLINSRRFINMHLCLAQSTEYIIVKRLRDEDNKNVLSFHSPADESLLAAAPELELPELDEANWPLQLIGPCNGIVCLRDFHEGIHLCNPMMRKFRTLPQSSFGSPGGFLRQTHVVGLGFDSTIDDYKVVRIFESSLYDFRAEIYNLSTDSWRQVDAILPPVILRDCFDLLFNGFFHWSAGPKSSPHILSFDTGAEVFKEIKYPNGWLGEQAEPESVGHSLVVLDDSMALILFSRGGKLLNSELYDNSEQYIEIWAMMEYGVEESWEVKQKTTKRRYFLENMETSKYSTGLAHIAKKEAHIAKKDRISISLFAD; this is translated from the exons ATGGAGGGCGCAAGTGAGATAAATCTAAATGAAGAAATCGTTATGGAGATCCTACTGAGGTTGCCCGTCAAATCATTGATAAAATTCAACTGTGTTTGTAGAGGTTGGCGTGATTTGATCAATAGTCGTCGCTTCATCAATATGCATCTCTGCCTTGCGCAAAGCACGGAGTACATAATCGTCAAGCGTTTAAGAGATGAAGATAACAAAAATGTGTTGTCATTCCATTCTCCAGCTGATGAATCTCTTCTAGCTGCAGCCCCTGAATTGGAGCTGCCTGAACTTGATGAAGCTAATTGGCCCCTGCAGCTAATTGGCCCCTGCAATGGGATAGTTTGCCTCAGGGATTTTCATGAAGGAATACATTTGTGTAATCCAATGATGCGAAAATTTCGAACACTTCCTCAGAGTTCCTTTGGCAGCCCAGGAGGATTCCTCCGACAGACACATGTTGTGGGGTTGGGGTTTGACAGCACTATTGACGACTACAAGGTCGTCAGAATTTTTGAATCCTCCCTTTATGATTTTCGAGCTGAGATATACAACTTGAGTACTGATTCTTGGAGACAAGTGGATGCCATTCTGCCACCAGTTATACTTCGCGATTGTTTCGACCTACTTTTCAACGGATTTTTCCATTGGAGCGCAGGCCCGAAATCTAGCCCGCATATTCTTTCTTTTGATACGGGAGCTGAGGTATTCAAAGAGATCAAGTATCCTAATGGCTGGCTAGGAGAACAAGCAGAACCGGAATCGGTGGGGCACAGTCTTGTTGTTTTAGATGATTCCATGGCGTTGATTTTATTTTCAAGAGGCGGCAAATTGTTAAATAGTGAATTGTATGACAATTCAGAACAGTACATTGAGATATGGGCAATGATGGAATACGGTGTTGAGGAGTCTTGG GAAGTGAAACAGAAAACTACAAAAAGGAGGTACTTTTTGGAgaatatggagacttctaaATACTCCACAGGCTTGGCCCACATTGCTAAGAAGGAAGCCCACATTGCTAAGAAGGACCGGATTTCCATTTCCCTTTTTGCTGACTAG